Proteins encoded in a region of the Cupriavidus pauculus genome:
- a CDS encoding phosphate-starvation-inducible PsiE family protein — MRPTTPLNLDKLRLQWRMLTFYERFEQIISHILSLVISVVILVSLWQLIRAVIALLFSGAIDILDHAVFQAVFGMVMTLLIAMEFKHSITHVVLRRGHIVQVKTVILVAILAIARKFIILDPATDPPHIVALAAGLLALGSVYWLMRQRDDAVDAVAAELAARENEERG; from the coding sequence ATGAGGCCGACCACTCCCTTGAATCTTGACAAACTGCGGTTGCAATGGCGCATGCTGACGTTCTATGAGCGCTTCGAGCAGATCATCTCCCACATCTTGAGCCTCGTGATCTCGGTGGTCATTCTCGTATCGCTCTGGCAGCTGATTCGCGCCGTCATCGCACTGCTGTTTTCGGGAGCCATCGATATTCTCGACCATGCGGTCTTCCAGGCGGTCTTCGGGATGGTGATGACGCTCCTGATCGCGATGGAGTTCAAGCATTCGATTACCCACGTCGTACTACGGCGAGGTCACATCGTACAGGTCAAGACGGTGATCCTCGTTGCGATACTGGCGATCGCGCGCAAGTTCATCATCCTCGACCCGGCCACGGACCCGCCTCACATCGTCGCACTCGCCGCGGGACTACTCGCGCTCGGCAGCGTCTACTGGCTGATGCGGCAACGCGACGACGCGGTCGATGCGGTGGCCGCCGAGCTGGCCGCGCGGGAGAACGAGGAGCGCGGGTGA